The genomic segment TTTGGCAAGGGAAATGAGCGGGCTAAGCTTATGATCATCGGAGAGGCCCCCGGCTCTGATGAAGACAAAGCGGGTGAACCTTTTGTCGGTCCGGCAGGACAACTCTTAACCCGGATGTTGGCGGCTATTAAGTTGTCCCGGGAGGAGGTTTATATCACTAATGCCGTCAAATGCCGTCCGCCGCAAAATAGGGACCCGAATAAGGATGAGATTGAGACCTGCCATCCTTATTTAAAGGCCCAGTTGGATATTATTAAACCAAAGCTTATCCTGACCTTGGGCAACTTTGCCACTCAAACACTTCTTGAAACCACTAAGGGCATTACCATACTGCGGGGTCAGTTCTTTGATTATCACGGGATGAAACTTCTGCCTACCTTTCACCCGGCCGCCTTGCTCAGGACCCCGAGTTTAAAAAAATTAGCCTGGCAGGATTTGCAATTACTACAGAAGGAGTACGGAAGTATTCATGGCCTTTGACTTTTCTGTGCTGGAAGCAGGCTTAAAGAAAAAGCGAGAACTCAAAGAAAAAGAACGGCAAGACTTGTTAAAGCACTTTATCGATGTTCTGGCAAATTTGAGAGAGAAATATAATCTTAGTGAGGCCTTCGTCTTTGGGTCCATCGTTAAACCAGGCAGATTTATAGGAAACTCAGACCTGGACGTAGCCGTTAAGGGCTTACGAAATGACCGCTATTTCGAGTTTGTGACTGAAATTTCAGATAAGATGAGCCGGGAGGTGGACGTAGTGGAATTAGAGAAATGTCGCTTTGCTGAAAAAATAAGAAAGGAGGGAATAAAAGTTGGGTAAGTTTAATGAGGAAGTGCTTGAGGCCGAGATAAAAGATCAGTTAAAGGAAATAGATAAGGTTTACCAAAGAATAGAACAAAGAAGCCAAGATTTTGAAAAAAACCCAGAAAGAACCGAGAGCCTGAGCTATCAATTGCATAATTTATACGGTGCCTTTGAAGATTTATTCGAAATAGTAGCGGAATATTTTGAAAATAGTATTGCCGACAGAGAGAGATGGCACGTTGAGCTTTTAAGAAGAATGAAGATGGAAATAAGCGGTGTAAGGCCTGCCCTTATCTCGGAAGAGGGATATAAGATGATAGATGAGCTTAGAGCCTTCAGGCACCGCTTTAGACATGCTTACACTTACGAGTTAGACCCTGATAGAGTAGGCCTGGTTTTAAAAAAGGCCATGAAGTTGAAAGATATTTACCAGTTAGAGGTGGAAAGGTTTCTCAACCTCACCAGGCAGGTAAAGGAACAGAACAGCGATGAGACGGACAAAGCAGGACATCCTGAGAGACCGGATTCCGATAGCCTACAAACTGCTTGAGGCTTGCTCTCTTTGCCCCAGGCTTTGTGGGGTCAATCGGCTGGCCGGCCAGATAGGGTTCTGCCGGTCTGGCTTAAAACCAAAAGTAGCCAGCGCCTATGTCCATCCCTGGGAAGAACCGCCACTCTCAGGGGAGAGAGGCTCAGGCAATATCTTTTTCTCCAATTGTACCCAACGGTGTATCTTTTGCCAAAACTACCCCATCAGTCAATTAGGGGTGGGCCGGGAGATTGAGATCGAAGAATTAGCTCAGATGATGCTGTCTCTTCAGGCCAAGAAAGTTCACAATATTAACTTAGTGACCGCCACCCATTTTATCCCCCAAATTCTTAAGGCCCTGGAGTTAGCTATTCAGAAGGGCTTTAATCTACCACTGGTTTACAATTGTGGTGGCTATGAAAAAGTGGAAACTATGCGGCTTCTGGAGGGAATAATTGACGTTTATCTACCGGATGCCAAATATGGTGATGATGAAAAGGCCTTGGCTTACTCTGGATCCCCCCATTACACGGCCATAAATATGGCCGCTATCAAGGAGATGTATCGACAGGTGGGCAATCTCTCTCTGGCTGAGGATGGGATAGCCAGACGGGGGTTGATTGTGAGGCATTTAGTTCTTCCGGAAATGGTTTCAGGAACAGAGTATGTCCTGAAACGGTTGTCAGATGAGATATCCCCTGATCTATACCTC from the bacterium genome contains:
- a CDS encoding uracil-DNA glycosylase, whose product is MNPKQEYTELIALFKRCLQQELGLEETRRPASGCLETETRNPPTLAQIKGAINGCQKCRLHQGRTHIVFGKGNERAKLMIIGEAPGSDEDKAGEPFVGPAGQLLTRMLAAIKLSREEVYITNAVKCRPPQNRDPNKDEIETCHPYLKAQLDIIKPKLILTLGNFATQTLLETTKGITILRGQFFDYHGMKLLPTFHPAALLRTPSLKKLAWQDLQLLQKEYGSIHGL
- a CDS encoding radical SAM protein, which translates into the protein MRRTKQDILRDRIPIAYKLLEACSLCPRLCGVNRLAGQIGFCRSGLKPKVASAYVHPWEEPPLSGERGSGNIFFSNCTQRCIFCQNYPISQLGVGREIEIEELAQMMLSLQAKKVHNINLVTATHFIPQILKALELAIQKGFNLPLVYNCGGYEKVETMRLLEGIIDVYLPDAKYGDDEKALAYSGSPHYTAINMAAIKEMYRQVGNLSLAEDGIARRGLIVRHLVLPEMVSGTEYVLKRLSDEISPDLYLSLMSQYFPAHLAKANPPLDRRLTPSEYQHALQLCTRLGLDNGWIQEL
- a CDS encoding nucleotidyltransferase domain-containing protein, whose translation is MAFDFSVLEAGLKKKRELKEKERQDLLKHFIDVLANLREKYNLSEAFVFGSIVKPGRFIGNSDLDVAVKGLRNDRYFEFVTEISDKMSREVDVVELEKCRFAEKIRKEGIKVG